The region gattattgaagtggaatttccaggtTTGTTGAAGCTAAAAGTGTTGTCCTCTTCAAATGCGAGTGGGTTCGACCCGGTGGAGAACCgtggtgttcggtttaacaaatttggtGTTGTGGATATCCATTCTGGGAGAAGAtataacaaattcgagcctttcatcttagcttccaAGCCGAACAAGTTAGCTTCCTTCCATACCCTCGCCTTCGAAGTTCTGGGATAAATTGGTTAACTGCTATCAAATACACCTCGTGGACGGATTGTTGCTGGAGAAGaaaccacctttgcaagaagaagatgcaatcAATGAAGTTGAGGTACCTGATCAACAAACTGATGAAATTCTTTTGATCGACCCGGATAACCGTCAATATGAGATCTTCCCGAAAGATGTGCGGATGAAGCACGTGAAGATGAGTTCGATAGAAGCGATGATGATCATTGTAGTGATGTTGATGAGAACTCAAATGATTCTTcatgatgtaaaatatgtaacaaaatgtttgatttttattagaagatcttattttcatatgtgtatcaaattctattttatataatatgcatttaaaaaaaatttggagtttatggtttcagttggAAAGAGGTTGAATGTGTAGAAGATATGATAGTAAGATATgtaagtttggggtttagggattttgatTTTCGCGGGTTTCACATATTTCGTTGTAATTTCGTTGTGTaaaaaaacgcgggcctggtaatttcctcgtaaagtttaGATTCGTCGTAACTTCGTTGTTAACCATGAAtcagggtttagggatttgatttgtgGTTTCAAAGATTCGTGTGTAAACAcgttgtaaacaaaaaaagcgGGCCTGGTACATTCGTCGTAATTCCTGAAAGCACGTgtcctcgtaaattcgtcgtaaaacTGAAACACGTGACTAGTATATTCCCGTAAACCCAAAAATgcgggcctggtactttcgtcgtaaacccCAAAACCCAGAAAGCACGTGTCCttgtaaattcgtcgtaaactgaacacgggcctggtatattcctcgtaaacccaaaaacgcgggcctggtactttcgtcgtaaacccaaaaacgcgggcctggtatattcctcgtaaatttacgacgaatttacgaggaacgtgttttctttatatatgcaaCGCCTGAACGAGGAAGCCTCGTTCATTCCtcacaaatctctctctctctctctaaggtaactcctctctctctctcttagttagttttttttataattagtttaggtggtttagtatagggaattagtttagagaattagtttagggaattagtttaggtggttagtatagagaatttttaaaaaaaataataattaatagtgttgtgattttttaatttttttttttaaataatgtagaTCATGGCTCCTAGGAAAAAACCACCACCGACTTATGATGAGATGTTTGGCGACGGTGCCGgacgtcttcttcttccggcGGCCGAGCATCTTCTGATGCCGTTCCGGACTCTCAGACATCTCAGAGAGTTTGGAGTCCTCCTCCCGCACCTCACATGGCTCCACCTCCGCCACCAGCAGCTCAGAtggctccacctcctccaccagcAGCTCCGCAGGAGCCCATTCCAGGGGTAGATGTTCATCCAGACTTGCGGGTGCCTCCTCATGCACCATACGCAAGATATACAGTGGAGGATTTGCTTTCCGCGCCTGGACGGGAGGGTATGGACGTTTTGGACCCCGATAGACCGCCGGGTACTTATTGgtaagtaaaatttataatttaaaattttcaaatcatttttatatattttattaacaagttGGTTCAATTTGCAGGTTTGGGGCCAACAACCGTGTTTCCCGGAGCGTTTCAAAGACGATGAAGGGATACCTCGACGAGCTTATCGCTATCCAAACTGGAGCTTGACTCCAGATCACGTCAAGACCACTTGGTTTAAACAGTTTGcggtaatttttcaattttcttttttatatttaattttattaattattaaataattaattattaatggtttcatatttttgtttgtttcagcaaAGGTGAATTGGTCCTTAGGAATCACCgaaatggtgaagaaggaatTCGAGGCAAAGCGAAGACTCGCCTTACCAACACGGTCTCGGATTGAAGGATAAGTGGAGATCTACGGCTATGACGGGAAGCCCACTGGGGTCACCAAGGATGTATGGGATGGCCTCATCGCCTTTTGGAAGCTACCCAGCTCAATCAAGAAGGCCAACTCCTGCTCCGCTTCCCGTAGGACCAAGGATAAAGACGGGAATTTGCCTATGCTTCATACCACCGGGCAAAACCTCATGCCGGGATTCGTCTCGACGCTGTAAGTTttagttgtaatatttattttattaataaatttgaatttcaatatttaatattttattattggtttttgtAGTTTGAGAAGACCGGAGTCATGCCATCTTTGTCCGACCTCTTCAAGATGACTCACGCCAAACCGGACGGGACTTTTGTTGATCCTGCATCCGAGAAGCTCTTCAACACTGTGGCTGCTCGGGTTGATGAGCGGGAGACGCAACTTACCCAGCAGTCTCCGGATGGAATACCCGTCAAATTGACGACGGAAGAGGTCGACAGGATCTTCGAggaggtaaaatttaaaaagctttgtttaaattaattttactatttcaacaatattaactatttaatattattttttgtaggtcGCTCCAAGAAAGAAGGGTCGGACGGTGGGAATCGGTTCTGTAAACGAAGTCGCAAGGGCGACTTCGTCTTACTCTTCTAGACGGGCCCAAGAGACTTCTCAGATGCAGGCTCGATTGGATACCCAGCAGGAGCGTTTAGACTCTCTCGAGAACCTGTTGGATATTATGGCGATGGGGAACCCCAACATGCAGAGAGCGTTGGCGGCCAGACGAGAAGCTCTCGGGATGCAACAACGGGATCCCGAATCTACCGATCCAGTGGGAGCGGGAACGAGCGGAGAGGACCGAGCGGACCGGCTACTTTGATGATGTATCGCTCccgtagatttttatttt is a window of Raphanus sativus cultivar WK10039 unplaced genomic scaffold, ASM80110v3 Scaffold2038, whole genome shotgun sequence DNA encoding:
- the LOC130505147 gene encoding uncharacterized protein LOC130505147 → MAPPPPPAAQMAPPPPPAAPQEPIPGVDVHPDLRVPPHAPYARYTVEDLLSAPGREGMDVLDPDRPPGTYWFGANNRVSRSVSKTMKGYLDELIAIQTGA
- the LOC130505149 gene encoding uncharacterized protein LOC130505149 encodes the protein MPSLSDLFKMTHAKPDGTFVDPASEKLFNTVAARVDERETQLTQQSPDGIPVKLTTEEVDRIFEEVAPRKKGRTVGIGSVNEVARATSSYSSRRAQETSQMQARLDTQQERLDSLENLLDIMAMGNPNMQRALAARREALGMQQRDPESTDPVGAGTSGEDRADRLL